A stretch of Ferribacterium limneticum DNA encodes these proteins:
- the cas4 gene encoding CRISPR-associated protein Cas4 translates to MVAEPLDPIPLSALQHWCYCPRQCALIHIEQVFAENLYTQRGQALHKRVDDPGFELRDGLRVERALPLFSDSLGLVGKADVVEFLPDGTPYPVEYKHGSRHKRADIAACDDVQLAAQAMCLEEMFGRPVPEGALYYASSRRRRIVAVDQNLRAKTKEAIAGVRNMLAAGVTPPPLADDHCRACSLHDLCQPEALHADAGRAAAFATLFEAED, encoded by the coding sequence ATGGTAGCCGAACCGCTTGATCCCATTCCCCTTTCCGCGCTGCAGCACTGGTGCTACTGCCCGCGCCAGTGCGCGTTGATCCACATCGAGCAGGTCTTTGCAGAAAACCTCTACACCCAGCGCGGGCAGGCGCTGCACAAGCGGGTGGATGACCCGGGTTTTGAACTCCGCGATGGTCTGCGCGTGGAGCGGGCGCTGCCCTTGTTTAGCGACAGTCTCGGCCTGGTCGGCAAGGCCGATGTGGTGGAGTTCCTGCCCGATGGCACGCCTTACCCGGTGGAGTACAAGCACGGCTCCCGCCACAAGCGGGCGGATATTGCCGCCTGCGATGATGTTCAATTGGCGGCGCAGGCCATGTGCCTGGAGGAAATGTTTGGCCGACCGGTGCCGGAAGGCGCGCTGTATTACGCCTCCTCACGGCGGCGGCGCATTGTTGCGGTTGACCAGAATTTAAGGGCAAAAACGAAAGAAGCGATTGCCGGCGTGCGCAACATGCTGGCGGCCGGAGTGACGCCGCCGCCGTTGGCTGACGATCACTGCCGGGCCTGCTCGCTGCACGACCTTTGCCAGCCCGAGGCGCTGCATGCCGATGCCGGGCGGGCTGCAGCATTCGCCACCCTGTTCGAAGCGGAGGACTGA
- a CDS encoding addiction module protein has translation MINSPLEDIEAAALQLTQAERAKLAERLLVSLDEDDEILAAWVEEAERRGDAFDRGEMGAIDFDESMARLKAKLAAAA, from the coding sequence ATGATCAATTCCCCCCTTGAAGATATCGAAGCGGCCGCCCTGCAACTGACGCAGGCCGAGCGTGCAAAGCTGGCAGAACGCCTGCTGGTCAGCCTTGACGAAGACGACGAAATCCTCGCCGCCTGGGTCGAAGAGGCCGAGCGCCGGGGCGATGCGTTCGATCGTGGCGAAATGGGCGCCATCGATTTCGACGAATCGATGGCCCGCCTCAAAGCCAAGCTCGCTGCCGCCGCATGA